A stretch of DNA from Globicephala melas chromosome 19, mGloMel1.2, whole genome shotgun sequence:
AGAAAACCTGCTCTGCTCACTTACGATTGGAGAAGGTGGCAGGGCGGGGCACCCTcatcctccagcccctccctccctcccctgctttctcCTCAAGGGGCCATCTTCTCGTGCCCCTCGGGCTGGGTTCCTGAAGGGCCTCTCTCTCTCCCGCACTCCCACTCACCATCCACTATCCACTCACCGCCCCCCTCCCAAAAACACTCCTTTCCTAGTGAGGCGACAGGAGCACCCCTCCCTGGAGCTCCCTGGGTCCTGTCCACACACAGTGCTTGGCGCCTGCTTTCTACCAGCCCTGTGGCTGAGTGGGTGGTAAGGGAGGGGACAGGCCCATCTCCGGCCCCCAGGCCTCCCGTTAGAGGTGCCGCCCACAGCCCCAGCCCAAGCCCTGCCTTCTGCCCGCCCGTCCCTTCTCCTGGCCTGACCTGACCCACTgatcttttccttctgcctccaGACGTGGCCACAGCCAAGGAGGCAGCAAAGCCCAGCCCAGCCATGGACGTGCAGTTCCCGGTGCCAAAAGTATGTCCAGGTGGAGCGGGCAGGgtgtggggctcagagaggggctgGAGTCCCGAATCGGCGCTGGGGCGGTCCTTGCCGGGGAGGGgggctgagagggagggagggagaagaggcctTGGGCTGGCCACCTGCTGAgccccagacccctccagctCGAGGTCCTGTCCCGGCCCCCAGTCGTCACTTCCACCCCTGCACCCAAGGCCGAGTCTGCCATCATCCCTGCCACCCGGAACGAGCCCATCGGACTGAAGGCCTCTGACTTCCTGCCTGTGAGTGGGGGGCCCAGGCTGAGGGCGGGTGCAGGCCCGTGGGGTGAGGGCAGAACTTGGCTGCCAGCATCAGGGCACCCGTCCCATGTAGGCCGTGAAGATCCCCCAGCAGGCGGAGCTGGTCGACGAGGATGCCATGTCACAGATCCGCAAAGGCCATGACACCATGTGTGTCGTGCTCACCAGCCGCCACAAGAACCTGGACACCGTGCGGGCCGTGTGGACCACGGGTGACATCAAGGCAAGTGCCACTTCTGCCCGGGTTTGGGGTTGAGAAGAGGGCCGCCCGAGGGGCACAGGGGGAGCTAGGCGGCCCCTGTCACCACGCCGAGCAGTCTTATGAACAGCCCGCAGTAAATCCCATCATCACGCCACACCCAGGCAGGGCCACTCAGTCCCCGGTCCCCTCTGACGGGTGCTCTGTTTGCACAGACGTCGGTGGACTCGGCCGTGGCCATCAATGACCTGTCCGTGGTCGTGGACCTCCTTAACATTGTCAACCAGAAAGCGTAAGTGGctgtggcggggggcgggggcggcgggggaaGTGGGCAGGGCCGGGCACTGAGGGCACGTGTTCCTggccctctccccagctccctgtGGAAGCTGGACCTATGCACCACCGTCCTGCCACAGATCGAGAAGCTTCTGCAGAGCAAGTACGAGAGGTACGGGTGGGGAAGCCGCACCTGCCTCCCAGCAGGGAGGGACCATGGGAAAGACCCCCCAGGGCCGGTGCCCTTGTGAGGTGGCCGTGCAGCATTGCTGGGCCCTCCAAATTTGAGAGGATAGAGTGAAAACGAGCCCATGCTGCCTCTCTGATCCTGTTTCTGCCCCCTTTGTCTCTGTGTACCTTGCTCTCTATTTGTGACTCCATCTATCCCTCTGCCTCTGAAGCTATGTCCAGACGGGCTGCACCTCTCTGAAGCTGATCCTGCAGCGGTTTCTGCCCCTGATCACAGACATGCTGGCGGCCCCGCCCACCGTGGGTGTGGACATCAGCCGGGAGGAGAGGTGAGGAGCCAGCGGTGTGTGTGGCAGGGTTGCCACATCAAGCGAGAGCACAGGCCTGGGGGCCCAGCCTGCTTGTTGGTGGCCCTCCTGAAACAGCTTATAGAGGTCATTGTGCCTGAGACGGTGGCTCAGGGCACGGGGTAGGGTTGCCAGAGCCTTGGTTCCCCCAtggcctggctctgccctggcCCAGCCTCAGTGGGTCCCGCACTCTGGGCTTCAGCCTTCCTCCGGGAGGAGGGCCGGAGCGATTCGTACAGGAAAGGCTCCGGGATCGGGTGGGGGTAACGGTGACCGTGCCGGCCAGCCACCTTAAGCGTGGCCCCTCTGCCCGCAGGCTACACAAGTGCCGGGTCTGCTACAAGCAGCTCAGGAGCATCAGTGGCCTCGTCAAGAGCAAGTCGGGCTTGAGCGGCCGCCACGGCAGTGCCTTCCGCGAGCTGCACCTGCTCATGGCCAGTTTGGACTGAGGAGCCCAGAGGGTGGTGGCACCCTCAGGCCTGGCCTCGGCCCCCCACTCCTGTTCCCTGTGCGCCCACCGGCCCATGAGCCTCTGCCCGGCCCCCACTGCTGCCTGTGGTCATCCTAGAGGCGGTGGCGCTGGCCCATTGGCCACCTCCGCAGCCCTAAACTCTGACAACTTCTCTCCAGCAACAGCTGCCCAGCTTTGTCCGACTCCTGCTTCCTGGGGCAGCGAACCGagccctggggctgctgctgtAATTTATAAAGTGACTTTTATTAAATTTGTAACTATTCCCTGCTTTCCTTGCTGGGAGGTGCAGCCTCTGGCCACAAGGCTCTCGGGGCCCCATATTGCCTGCCTGGCTCTTCAGAGATGAGACCACGCCTTCTCCAAGACCCAGAGGCGGTGCACCAGGCAGTGTGGccagcagggggcagcagagCGATGGGCCGGCGGGAAGGGGTAAGTTCAGACTTGTTCTGGGGAGAAGAGGGACCCAGCAACTCCCCCTTTCACGGCTAGGAGAAACAGGTGAGGAGTGGGCTCATCAGCTCATCCCCTGTCTCAGCCACACTCCCACTGTCCCGTGGTTGCCTCCAGGGCCAGCAGGTGTACACTGCAGGGGGCCAGGACCCCAGCCTTGCAGGCATGGCCACCGCTAGGCTGACCCAGggcccaccaccctcccccatccctccaggAGGCCTCCAGGGATAGGACCGGAAGGGCAGCTGCCCCGTCCTCCAAACAGCTTTCACTCCCTGCAGGAGCCCCCAGTGCTGGCTGGCCGGAACAGCTCCCCTGACCCAGTGGTCGTCCCTTATGCTCCTGAGGCAGGTTCCACCCCAGTTTGGTGGGAGGGCCTCACTGAGCCCTGCCCATGTTTTCCCAGGTTGGGACCGGGTGCAGGCCAGCACAACCCCCGTGGTGGCGCTGCCCTGGTGGGTGGGGTGCTgtcagcagagggaggaggggtgcAGCACTTACCTGTGGTCAGTTCACTTAAGGGGGCAAGGCCAGGGCAGGCGGTGGAGTGGGGCCCACTCCGGTGGGTTTTTGGCAAGCCTGTGGAGAGCTTGAGTTTCCCATCTATAAGATGGAGGTGACAGCACTGTTGTATGGGTCACAGTCATGataagggtggggggagggggccccTCCTAGTCAGGAATGTTCAGAAAAACATGATCCTGACTTGGTGACCAGCCAGCAGTGGGGAGCCAATGGCACGTGCCAGTGCCCTGCTTGCCCCCTGCGACCTGACCGGGGGTTCACGAGACCAACTCTTCCAGACGATGCTTGTGTAAAAAGgttattttaataagtaaaaatgcCTAAGCTTCCAAAAGTTCTTAAATAGGATTTCAGAGGGAGGAAAATGTCAAGAGGCCAGTGGGCAAGGCGATAGCCTGGTGCCAGGCACATGAGGGGGAGCAGCAAGATCGCCACCCACTGGCCTCCTGCCGGCCATAAAGCCAGCCCGGCCCGCGGCGGCGAGGGCCGTGCTCCTGTGTACACCCAGGAACACTATATACACGCCCAGCGAGACACTCTCCTCCCTGGGAGCCAGGGAAGAGTGGCGCAGGGCCGCCCACCAACCGCCCAGTTCCCACCGTTCCCGTGCCTTCTGGGGGCTCCTCAGCCCACCCACTAGGGAGGGGccctgcagggtggggagggctgggccaGCCCATGCCACCTGCGCCCAGAGCCACAGCCGAGACAGCCTTTCCTTCTGAGCGTGTTTCTTATCTCTGAGGGGAGACAGGCGAACGAGGAGCCTccactctggcctctgccttgTGGGCTCCAGGCGCTGCAGCAGGAACAGGCCAGGCAGGCATCAGGACCCAGTACCTCGTCCGGCAGAGTGGGCATGTCCATCACACAGGCAACGGCCTCGACTTCCCTGCAGGAGGGGGAGGGTTCGTCAGCACCAGGACTGTCAGCCTCTGTCCCAGAGCAGGAGGGAGCCGCAGAAGCACACAGGCAGCAGGCAGCGGACCCCAGACCCCGCCCTGAGCAGCCAGCTTCCCGGCACAGCCCTGCAACCCGAGGCGGCCAGGCGGCTGGGCGGGCAGCCCTGGGCTGCGGGCCCGACACTCACCTGGAGACTTTGCAGCCCCAGCCGTCAGGCTGAAATCAAAGCAACAGGTGTCTCACCGGTGGGCCCGCCTTGGGCCAGGACCCCCCGGGACCCTGCTGCCCCCCTCTCCCTTTAGACTCAAACACTCACCAGGCCCTTCTGTGAGTGGGCCAAGCTGGAGGCTGGAGCCCGGCTCACTCCTCATCTGGGACAGGTGAGCCTTGTCCTTTCTACCCCCCCGGGAGCCAAGGCCTGCCTTGGACAGTGTATCGTGCATGAGCCCAACCAGCCCAGCCTCAGAGGATCAGAGGATTGTGTCCTGGGCCTCCTGTCAGCAGCCCTGCTAGGAGCCCGGAGGGCTGGACCGAGCACTGTCTGCCCTGGCTACTTCCCAGGGCCAGGGAAGGTTGTGAAACAGGTTCTGGAGAAgttttataaacttaaaaaaaaaggaaagaaaaagcccaTTCAGATAAGGAAAGCCTGGCCCACTCCCTAAAGACTCACCCGAGGGCTGCAGCTTCCTCCTGATGGACCCTGGGCGGCTAGTGGTCCCAGAGCCAGGGGCCGAGTGGGCTCGTGCTGAGGGCTGTGGCGTCTGGCAAGCTGGCTCCCACTGTGGGCAGAGAAGGGCAGGTGGGTGGGGCCTGCTGCCCTGGGTCTGCCCCCTACCCCACACGtttcccctccccagccacctgaaacgtttcctcatctgcaagatggACATGATGATGGTACAATAACCATGGGGGGGGGTGTGAGACATCATACATAAAGAAGTGAACTAGTTACTACTGAGCGCCTGTGTGCCAGCCTgcacccgcccccgccccacctccGACCAGCTGATGACCCCCACAGGTACCTCTGAGGCCAAGAAAGAACACCTGGACTAAAGAGGCTACTGGGTTTGGGTTCAAGTTCTGGCTCCAGCCCCTCTGGTATCTTCCCCTCCTCCACCATTCCACACTGTCCTCCCCTCCAAACCCTCCCTCCTGCCCATGACCGGGATGTCTATGACCCAGTACTGGCCTGAGGCAGGCCTGTGGTGGTCCCCGTACCTCTAGATGCTCCTGGCTGGACCAGGACACGAGCTCTGCCCTGCGGGACCCGGGGCCTAGCTCCACGGAGCGCACCCTCTCAGCAAACTTGAGGGAATAGAGCGTCTCACTGGTGTTCTTCTCCACGGGGGACACCTAGGGGACACGAGAGCTCACTCCCCACCCAGCTGGCCGGCTGCCCTCGCAGAACTGGAAGGAGCACCAAAGGGAGCCCACAACCAGGGGACTGTAGAAGGCTCCCTGGACAAGACTGAGAGGGAGGGGAGCAGGAGGGCAACCAAGGTGGCAGAAACGGAGGAACTTGCCAGGCACACGGTGCACGTGGCCAGGTCTGTGGGGAGGCTGCGGGGGATGGGAGCCACGTGTCACTGACTTTGGAGCCGCTGATGACCGGAGGCTCTTCCCTGCACAGCCTGGGAGGGTACCTGGGCCGCCGGGGAAGGTGGAGGGGGTCCCTGTTCTTGGAGCTGGTTAAGCCCCTACACGCTAATGGTCACGCCATCTGACCCGCCTGGGGCCCTCACCTGCACCACCATGAGGGTCTTGCTGTCCCCGCTGAGCGAGTCCTGCAGCAGGTAGGTGAGCTTGGAGTTGCGGAAGGGCACGTGGCCCTGGCGGGAACGCAGGGCAGCAATGACGTCCCCCAGGGCCGACAGCGACTTGTTGATGTGCTGTGCCTCCCGCAGGCGGCTGCCCTCAGCCCCCGACTTGCCCACGCGCTCTGAGCCGGCCAAGTCCACCAGGTTCAGCTTCCCTGCGGAGAGGGTGCTGGGCAGGTCAAGGCTGCCCCGGGAAAGGCCGGCGGGGGGGGGACGGGGGTGGCTCAGGCCAGGTGGCTGGGGCCCTCACTCACCCGTGGTGCGGAGACCGGTGCTGCCGTCCACGCCGTGCACCGTCACAATAAGCAGGGCATGTGAGCGCGAGCTGTGCTCGTTCAGGTTGGTGAACTCCGTGGTGCGGTTGGTGTGGCCGAACTCAAACACCTGGGGCCCGGGGAGGGCAGAGTGAGGCACAGGGTTTGGAGTGGGGTCCCCGAGTACCCCTGTGAGGGGGCGGCACCCTTTGCCTCGTCCaggggaggaaacaggctcagagaggcctgGGGACCTGGCAGAACCTGCATCCGACCCCCATCCTGTCCTCCGGGGCAGCTCTGCTGTGGGCAGGGTCTCCCCAGCCtttccccacccccggcccccgcAGCCCCACACCTTGTTGATGTCCTCCACGCTCTGCACCTGGAACTCCGTCAGCCCTGGCACGTACAGCTGCCCGCTGCCGTCAGGACACAGGCGGATCTCCAGTTTCTCCTGGGGCTCCTGCCCCAGCAGGTCCCTGAGAGCAGGAAGGACGGTCACTCCCTCCTCGCAGTCCGCCCTCTGCTTGCACTgcacccacccccagcctggaACGTTCCCCCAGCCATCACACTTctggaagccttcctggaccATGGGGCTCTGCGCTCAGTCTGCTGAAGGGCAGAGATGGAACGTTCCCCCAAAGTCCTGGGGTGCTGCTACTCCTGCCCCCACAATGCACTGAGCCCCTGTGGGCAGGTCCTCCCAAGACCCCACTCTCACTCTTCACCACCTGGTGCAGCCTGCAGGTAGGGTGAGGACACTTCAAGGGGAAAAGGAGTGCCTTTGTCTGGGTATCCCAGGTGGGCTCAGacagccctcctcctcctgcctgctAGCGCGGGAGAGGGGCCTGGGACCAGTGAATCCCCTGGGCTGAGTCAGGACATACATTCAGCTCCCACCTAAGGGCTCCCACCTGAGGGGCTCCCACTCGAGGGCCTTCCGCCTGAGGGCTCCTCACCTGAGGACCTCGTTGTAGATCTCGGCCGCGCTGACGGTGATGGTGTACTCCCAGTCAGACGCCTTCTCCTGCACCTCGGAGAAGAGCAGCTGCAGGGCCCGCTGGTTGATGCCTGGGTTCTCGAGGGTCCCCTGCAGGCAAAATCAAGGCCCCGGTGAGCCAGGCCTCCCCCCACCACATGGGCTGGCCCGTGCAGATGCTCACATGGTATCTGTGGTCCCCACCTGCTCTGGCTACCCCTCACAGGCCAGCCTCCCTGACTGAAGCTCCCCACCTGCGTGCCGGTCTGCCCCCAAAAACGCCCTCCACCAGCTACAAGCAACTTCacctccttgggcctcagtttccccgcctTTAAAACGGCCCCACCCTGCCAGGATtgggcctgcacacaggggctgCTGATGGATACCGGCTGTGGTGGGCCACCTGGGAGGGGGCACCGGGAATGTACGATTGTATGACACGTATGAATGTATGACAATGAGGGGCTCACTGTCAGGTAGGCCGTGAGCCAGGCTCTGTGGGTGATGCAGGGGAGGCACAGGCACAGCTGGCAAGTGAACTGGGGCCGGATGGGCTGGCCGGCCTTTCTAGAAAGAAATCTGGAGTCCTCACCTGGGCCTCCCTTATCATGGCACCTCCCACCCTCACTTCACTTCTGCCACCGGGGCCTCCTTGCCGGGCCTCAGTATCCTCCCCAGCACGCTCCGGACTCGTGGTCCCagccctgctgttccctctgcccggaGGGCTCTTCCCCATTCTCCTCTCCGTGACTGGCTTAGGTGTCTGCACcagtcacctcctcagggaggctTCCTCTCCCTCCAAATGCCCGATCCCTCCCTCACTGTTGGTTCCTCATACCTGGCCGAAGTTTCCTCCCTAGCACCTGACAGGACACATCCTGACTTGCCGTGTGCACTGCTGTCTCCCCACTGGTGGGCTGGCTCCGCGGGGTCAGGCACCCTGGCCACGGCTGTGCCCCAGGCACggtgcctgatgcacagtgggGCTCAGCAGGGATGTGTTGGAGGATGGAGGCCCCTGGTGGTCAACTCTGAGTACCCAAGACAGAGCTGGGAGCCTAGAAGGTGCTGCACGCACCCCTTCCCCTTCACCTCCCCATCTCGCTTGGCCTGCCCCCTACTAACCAGTCTTGCCAATCCCAGAACCGAGGGAAAAGAAGGTCCAGATTGGGGGAGAAAGGACCACCATGACAGTCTTCCCAAAGGTGCCTAACAGACTGGGCCAGCAGGGCCCTCTGGCGCCCATTGTTGGGACAGCAGGAGACCCGCCCCCCTCCCCTACCTGGAGAATCCCACAATACCCCCCTTAAGAGCCAGGGAAATGGCTCCATTTTTATCTACAGTCAAGTTTCTTCCTCCTCTCAACCCCCCACTCCCAGCCACATCCCACAGAGGGGGGCATGGCACAGGCAGGGAGATGAGGCCCTGGGAGCTGCAGCTAAGAGCTGGacacccaggacttccctggtggcgcagtggctaagactccacgctcccagtgcagggggcccgggttcgatccctggtcagggaaatagatcccacacgCACATCACAACTTTTTCACGCGCCACAattaaggagctggcgagccacaactaaggagcacacgtgccacgactaaggagcccacctgctgcaactaagacctgacaggaccaaataaataaatattaaaaaaagagctaGGCGCCCCACAAGAAGTCTGGCCAGTCTCTCCCACTGCCCGGGTATCTCCTTGAGGGCCAAGATCCCCCCCTCATTCATCCTGACACTCCCAGGGCCCAGCATGGCAGCTCTACGACAGAAGCCCAATAAATGTGTGTGGGTGAAATGAAAGCCAATCCTGAGAGACGTCACAGCAATCTTCCCTGGACTCTGGGCCCAGGCCGAGACCCGTCCGAGGCCAGAGGTTGTTGTCAgcacaccctcccctcccccatacctACCGGGACCATGCAGGTGTGCTTGGGCAAGGCGCCCCCTCCGCAGGCCTGGTGCCTCGGGGCTAACATGGATAACTATGGGCTCTGCTCCAAGGTGGTTATGAAGACCAAGTGAGGCAAAACACACCCCACGCAGAACCTCGACACTAATGAGGGGAGCCCCCATCAATGGCAGCAAGGGGTTGGGGTTCACTCTGGATCCCCGCCCCATCCAGCAGGTACCCACCTCCATCGTGTATGTCTTGCCAGCACCCGTCTGGCCATAGGCAAAGATGCAGACGTTGAAGCCGTCGATGCAGGAGGTGATCAGGGCCTGCACCTCCTGGAACACCTGCAGAGGGGACGTGGGATGGAGGGTAGGTCCAGGGGCCCCCACCAGCCACCTCCCCCTGACTGCTCCCCTCCCCTAATACGGCACCTGTCATCGTGGGCAACCAGCTCATTGTGGAGGAATCTGTGACTAATAAGTCACTTCCACTAGGGTTAGTGGGCAGCCTCATTGCCGAAAGACTGAAGGGAAGTCAGGGCAGTAATTACTGCCCACCAGCACCTGAGGAAGGGGCCGCCCAGCCCAGGAACTCAGGAGCCCTCCCCCAGCTTCTCCCCCTCTCAAGGTGGGTCAGCAAACGAAGGCCGAGAAAGCATGTGCCTGGCACCTCCACGGGCCGGctggcctgcctgcctgccagccAGCAACAAAGGACGGGGGCAAAGATAAAGCCCAGCATGGGGACCGGAGGGCACGGGCAAAACAGGCCTCCCAGGTTGGCCCTGGCAGAGATGAGGGAAGAGTGGATGCTGAGAACACGGGGCTCCCAGAGGCTGAGGGCTCCTCCCTGAGGCCTGGGTGGCAGCATGGGAGTCCCTAGGAAGACCCATGGGACTGATAGAGGAGGTGCTCCTGGCTGGAGGGGACTGCCTCCATGCAAGCCAGGGTCCTGTGGATGGGCGGGGCCACATGACTGGGAGGGGCTGTGAGAGTGCATGTGGCTGAGTATGGGAGAGGAACCATGTGAGTGGGAGAGGCCCTGTGAGTGGGTGTGGCTATGAGGGTAGGAGGGGTCACATGGGTGGGATGAGCCTGAGAGTGGGTATGGCTGTGAGGATGGGTGGGGCCACGTGGGTGCCCTAGGCTATGTATGGATCTGCCCTTCTTAGCAGAGGCTTCCAAAGCTCCCAGTTTACCTTcccaccctcttctctcctccagaGGTGAAAAGAGAGGGACCGTGGGGCACTGGGCTTCTCCATCCTGTCTGCCCTCCCTTATACTTATTTTTGTCCAGCTCCCAACATCTCTCCCTCTACAGGTGAGGTGAGtctgtctccccctccctccactgttctctgtccctctccccgAAGGGCCACACTCACGTCCTGCTGTGAGGCTTTCGGGGAGAAAACTTTGTCCAGCTCAAAGGAGACGGGCTTTCCTTTGTGCAGCAAGTGAATGATGGAGTCGTCGTCGGGATCAAAGGTCACAGCATTGGTCGCCTCAGGTCCTTCCCCATCCTCTTTGGTGACTGGCCGGACACGGGCAATCACCCGGATGTTCCCTGGATTGGGTGGCGGAAGAGAGAAGGGTACAGACCAGGTCAAGACCAGACTGCCTCCACACTGGTGTCCGTTGGCATCTGGAGCCGGCTAGTGGCTCAAGAGCCCCCTGCCTTCTAAGTAAGGCCCCCAAGGGCAAGGTGGCCCACAAAGATTTGATCAGTCACTCACACTATAGTATGAATTAACGTATCAATACATTTTCTTGCTGAGCAAACCAGTTGACAGTAGGAGCCTCACCTTGGGGACATGGAGGAAAGGGCAGTGGTGGGGCTCAGACACTGCACCCAGTTTGGGTGGGATACCAAAATGGACAACTCTTTATACAcctggacttcagtttcctcacgtACACAACGAGGGGATTGGATCCCAGCAAGCCAAGGGGCTTATTCTATCACTCTAGAAGGGCACAGTGAATGCCAGGACAGGGCTTGGGAATCAGATGGGCAGAAAGGACCAGGCAGGAGATGGGCACAGGCAACAGGGCAGCCCCAGGGGTGTCTGACGCACAGATCTGATCATGCCACCCCCTTGCTTCAAGCCTTTGGGTGGGATCCCAGAGTTC
This window harbors:
- the KIFC3 gene encoding kinesin-like protein KIFC3 isoform X4 gives rise to the protein MVEAMSQLQEEKAQLQEELVALRERLAVCDSDQQATSTQLQNQVEHLKQKLISQAQEVSRLRSELGGTDLEKHRDLLIVENERLRQEMRRCEAELQDMRAKPAVPCTGCEHSQESAQLRDKLSQLQLEVAENKGLLSELNLEVQQKTDRLAEVELRLKDCLAEKAQEEERLSRRLRDSHETIASLRAQSPPVKYVMKTVEVESSKTKQALSESQARNQHLQEQVAMQRQVLKEMEQQLQSSHQLTAQLRAQITMYESELERAHGQMLEEMQSLEEDKNRAIEEAFARAQVEMKAVHENLAGVRTNLLTLQPALRTLTNDYNGLKRQVRGFPLLLQEALKSVKAEIGQAIDEVNSNNQELLRKYRRELQLRKKCHNELVRLKGNIRVIARVRPVTKEDGEGPEATNAVTFDPDDDSIIHLLHKGKPVSFELDKVFSPKASQQDVFQEVQALITSCIDGFNVCIFAYGQTGAGKTYTMEGTLENPGINQRALQLLFSEVQEKASDWEYTITVSAAEIYNEVLRDLLGQEPQEKLEIRLCPDGSGQLYVPGLTEFQVQSVEDINKVFEFGHTNRTTEFTNLNEHSSRSHALLIVTVHGVDGSTGLRTTGKLNLVDLAGSERVGKSGAEGSRLREAQHINKSLSALGDVIAALRSRQGHVPFRNSKLTYLLQDSLSGDSKTLMVVQVSPVEKNTSETLYSLKFAERVRSVELGPGSRRAELVSWSSQEHLEWEPACQTPQPSARAHSAPGSGTTSRPGSIRRKLQPSGKSRPLPV